GTGCTGGGCCAGATGCGCGACTTCCATCGGCGCGCCGTACCGGGCCAGGTAGGCGGGTGAGGCACACAGCACCCGACGGTTGTCCGCGCACACTGGCAAGGCCACCAGGCTTGAGTCTTCCGGGGCGCCATAGCGCAGGGCGATATCGGCCGGCTGGCGAAACAGGTCGGCATTGCGGTCGCCCAGCAACAGGCGCAGGTTCAGTTGCGGATGTTCGTGCTGCAGTTCATCGAGCCACGGCAACAGTACGTTGCGACCAAAATCGGACGGTGCCGACAACAGCAAGGTACCGCTGACTTGATCCTGCCCATGGGCCAGGATTCGCCGGCCCTCCTCCAGGCTCGCCAGGGCGGAACGGGCATGCTGCAAAAATCCCTCGCCCTCGGCGGTCAACCGCAGGTTGCGGGTCGAACGCGCCAGCAGGCGCACGCCCAATTGCTGCTCCAGACGCTTGAGCGAGGCGCTGGCCACCGCCGGTGACAAGTCGAGCAGGCGCGCCGCCGCCGACAGGCTGCCCAGTTCGGCGGCACGAACGAACAACTGCAGATCATCGATACGCACCCAACACACCCGCCATTATCAAAATAATATTGAAAGTATCTGTAGTTTTAGCGGCTTTTAACCGCAAGTGAAAGCACCAATCATGGCCCGCATTGACCACCCCACCGAGGAATCTCCATGAAAGCCATTGCCTACTATCACTCCCTGCCCATCAGCGATGCAGCAGCCCTGCAGGACATCGAACTGCCAGCCCCGGAGCCTGGCCCACGCGACTTGCTGGTGGAGGTGCGGGCGATCTCGGTGAACCCGGTGGATACCAAGGTGCGCCAGAACGTGCAGCCAGAGGCTGGCGCCGCCAAGGTGCTGGGCTGGGACGTGGCCGGGGTGGTCAAGGCGGTGGGCAGCGAGGTCAGCCTGTTCCAGCCGGGTGACAAGGTCTACTACGCAGGCTCCATCGCCCGTGCCGGCGGCAACAGCGAGCTGCACGTGGTGGATGAGCGCATCGTCGGCCACATGCCGAAAACCCTCGGCTTTGCCGAAGCGGCGGCGCTGCCGTTGACCGCCATCACGGCCTGGGAGCTGCTGTTCGAACGCCTGCAAATCGCTGAAGGCCAGCAGGACCTGGGCCAGAGCCTGTTGATCGTCGGT
This portion of the Pseudomonas sp. SORT22 genome encodes:
- a CDS encoding LysR family transcriptional regulator, producing the protein MRIDDLQLFVRAAELGSLSAAARLLDLSPAVASASLKRLEQQLGVRLLARSTRNLRLTAEGEGFLQHARSALASLEEGRRILAHGQDQVSGTLLLSAPSDFGRNVLLPWLDELQHEHPQLNLRLLLGDRNADLFRQPADIALRYGAPEDSSLVALPVCADNRRVLCASPAYLARYGAPMEVAHLAQHNCLLYQLGNRVHDHWRFGEGANEVGVSVSGDRFCDDADVVRRWALAGVGIAYKSWLDVAYDVQAGRLRLLLPHVHGEAAPLNLMCTHRAQLGKPVQLLRNMLRARCQALFEKLPGITG